The following coding sequences lie in one Bacillus sp. BGMRC 2118 genomic window:
- the gatB gene encoding Asp-tRNA(Asn)/Glu-tRNA(Gln) amidotransferase subunit GatB — MNFETIIGLEVHVELKTESKIFSNSPNHFGAAPNTQTSVIDLGYPGVLPVLNKKAVEFAMKAAMALNCEVATETKFDRKNYFYPDNPKAYQISQFDKPIGENGWIEIEVNDKKKRIGITRLHLEEDAGKLTHTGDGYSLVDFNRQGTPLIEIVSEPDIRTPEEAYAYLEKLKSIIQYTGVSDCKMEEGSLRCDANISLRPMGQEQFGTKTELKNLNSFAFVQKGLEYEEKRQEKVLLSGGVIGQETRRYDEATRETILMRVKEGSDDYRYFPEPDLVHLHIDEEWKARIRAEIPELPDARKKRYVEELGLPPYDANVLTFTKEMSDYFEATVQAGGDAKLASNWLMGEVSAYMNAEQKELQDLALTPESLAKMIKLIQDGTISSKIAKKVFKELVEKGGDPEQIVKDQGLVQISDEGTLRKIIVELLDKNPQSIDDFKSGKDRAIGFLVGQVMKQTKGQANPPLVNKILIEEMKKR; from the coding sequence ATGAATTTCGAAACGATTATCGGGCTTGAAGTCCACGTGGAATTAAAGACAGAATCCAAAATTTTCTCAAATAGTCCGAACCACTTCGGTGCTGCCCCAAATACTCAAACGAGTGTAATCGACCTGGGTTATCCAGGGGTACTGCCTGTATTAAATAAAAAAGCGGTTGAATTTGCCATGAAGGCTGCGATGGCACTAAACTGTGAAGTGGCGACAGAGACGAAGTTTGACCGTAAGAACTATTTTTATCCTGACAATCCAAAGGCATACCAGATTTCACAATTTGACAAACCAATCGGAGAAAACGGGTGGATTGAAATTGAAGTAAACGATAAGAAAAAGCGGATCGGCATCACTCGACTTCACTTGGAGGAAGATGCAGGAAAGCTGACACATACTGGTGACGGCTATTCATTAGTTGACTTTAACCGTCAAGGCACACCGCTCATTGAAATCGTGTCAGAGCCGGATATTCGTACACCGGAAGAAGCGTATGCTTATCTTGAAAAGTTAAAATCAATTATTCAATACACAGGTGTTTCTGATTGTAAAATGGAAGAAGGTTCACTGCGCTGTGATGCGAACATTTCGCTTCGCCCAATGGGTCAAGAACAGTTTGGAACGAAAACAGAGCTGAAAAACTTAAACTCATTTGCCTTCGTTCAAAAGGGGCTTGAATATGAAGAGAAGCGCCAGGAAAAAGTACTTCTTTCTGGTGGTGTCATTGGTCAGGAGACTCGTCGCTATGATGAGGCAACGAGGGAGACAATTTTGATGCGTGTGAAGGAAGGTTCAGATGATTATCGTTACTTCCCAGAACCTGATTTAGTTCATCTTCATATTGATGAAGAGTGGAAAGCGCGCATTCGTGCTGAAATTCCTGAGCTCCCAGATGCACGTAAAAAGCGGTATGTAGAAGAACTGGGATTACCTCCATACGATGCAAATGTACTAACCTTTACAAAAGAGATGTCTGATTACTTTGAAGCAACCGTTCAAGCAGGTGGAGATGCAAAGCTGGCTTCAAACTGGTTAATGGGAGAAGTTTCAGCATACATGAACGCAGAACAGAAAGAGTTACAAGACTTAGCGTTAACTCCAGAAAGCTTAGCGAAAATGATTAAGCTTATCCAAGATGGAACCATTTCCTCGAAGATTGCGAAGAAGGTATTCAAAGAGCTTGTTGAAAAAGGCGGAGATCCTGAACAAATCGTAAAGGATCAAGGCTTAGTTCAAATTTCTGACGAAGGCACACTTCGTAAAATCATAGTGGAGCTGCTAGATAAGAACCCACAGTCTATTGATGATTTTAAAAGCGGCAAAGACCGTGCAATTGGCTTCCTAGTTGGTCAAGTGATGAAACAGACGAAGGGACAAGCAAATCCACCTTTGGTAAATAAAATTTTAATAGAAGAAATGAAAAAGAGGTAA